A single window of Lycium ferocissimum isolate CSIRO_LF1 unplaced genomic scaffold, AGI_CSIRO_Lferr_CH_V1 ctg13105, whole genome shotgun sequence DNA harbors:
- the LOC132042073 gene encoding serine/threonine-protein phosphatase 7 long form homolog: MFGMVVDGNPLNDVNARNISIVGWQQLIHELIGWAPGLDCFNGVSRLELNKLIEYIRGLDDITDQTPEIIVQQRVRLYLLWLCGGTIFPDKSGDLLNLDYLLDMRDLRAMSRQAWGAAALSYLYTCLCRASLKKAKDVCGFISLLQAWERIIPMQPPPRALQPHTALARKWTHRKARENEARVVLPICRDVLENLIDAQPYSEAIINGLPEWCRRGRAIWMAQVPLICGIYREWHMVDRVLRQFGRKQHIPGPCAEIDPSHYKRDKRYAITVEDQQNFTQTDFLWENRRQRVILAEYETQDPESLSEYFCWYRRHSCTFIGNPAHNVDRGYQHTWRAGMKTFGHQESYRLAQETIQDPTKSNEVKELVEMFSHINTESMAAAFLGTMLSFAPNYRPPAEYVEPPTMQVPRRQCPNVPRPTARGRGCQSGNRRGRGHVDHQLVDEEEVRFDQDMPSSTMPQLMMHITQ; encoded by the exons ATGtttggcatggttgttgatggtaATCCCTTGAATGATGTTAATGCTAGAAATATAAGTATTGTTGGGTGGCAACAATTAATCCATGAGCTTATTGGTTGGGCACCCGGTCTGGATTGTTTTAATGGTGTTAGTAGGTTagaactaaataaattaattgaatatattAGAGGCTTAGATGACATTACAGATCAGACTCCAGAAATTATTGTGCAACAGCGGGTTAGGTTGTACTTGCTATGGCTTTGTGGCGGCACGATATTTCCGGATAAGTCCGGTGACTTACTTAATTTAGACTATTTGCTTGACATGCGTGACCTTAGAGCAATGAGTAGACAAGCTTGGGGAGCGGCTGCATTGTCATATTTGTATACTTGTTTATGCCGCGCTTCGTTGAAGAAAGCCAAGGATGTGTGTGGATTCATTTCCTTATTGCAG GCTTGGGAGCGAATTATACCGATGCAGCCACCACCCAGGGCCCTTCAGCCACACACGGCTCTTGCACGAAAGTGGACTCATCGTAAAGCTCGTGAAAATGAGGCACGTGTTGTGCTACCCATATGTAGGGATGTATTAGAAAACCTAATAGATGCTCag CCTTATTCAGAGGCCATCATTAATGGACTCCCTGAGTGGTGTCGGCGTGGCCGAGCTATTTGGATGGCGCAGGTTCCCCTTATTTGTGGGATCTATCGAGAGTGGCACATGGTAGACCGCGTTCTCAGACAGTTTGGTAGGAAGCAACATATTCCGGGACCATGTGCTGAGATAGATCCTTCTCATTACAAACGTGACAAGCGGTATGCTATAACAGTGGAGGATCAACAAAATTTTACACAAACGGACTTTTTGTGGGAAAATCGTCGACAAAGGGTAATTCTGGCCGAGTATGAAACTCAAGACCCAGAGTCATTATCAGAGTATTTTTGTTGGTATCGACGTCACTCGTGCACTTTCATAGGAAATCCTGCGCATAATGTGGATAGAGGATACCAACACACATGGCGAGCGGGCATGAAAACCTTTG GACATCAAGAATCGTACAGGTTGGCTCAGGAGACTATCCAAGATCCAACCAAGTCTAATGAAGTGAAGGAATTAGTAGAGATGTTTAGCCACATTAATACAGAGTCCATGGCTGCTGCCTTTCTGGGGACGATGTTGAGTTTCGCTCCCAATTATAGACCACCGGCAGAGTATGTTGAGCCGCCTACTATGCAAGTGCCTCGTCGTCAATGTCCTAATGTACCAAGACCTACGGCGCGTGGTAGAGGATGCCAATCAGGTAACAGACGGGGTCGAGGTCACGTGGATCACCAGTTGGTTGATGAGGAagaggttcgttttgatcaagATATGCCCAGCTCAACGATGCCTCAGTTGATGATGCATATTACCCAATAA